One stretch of Qipengyuania gelatinilytica DNA includes these proteins:
- a CDS encoding DUF1295 domain-containing protein: protein MVEMLLVNVAVLVAVVLVLWAISVKIDDVSFIDSFWGAGMALMAFTSWLQVEERGVLAHLLLAMTAAWGLRLGIYLLRRWREEGEDKRYERMLRKDREKGRFAFAALTKIWLGQALLLFLVSSPAQVGILTSDPAQQVTALTIAGIALYLVGIFFEWVGDWQLSQFKKDPSNKGEVMDKGLWRYTRHPNYFGDACAWWGIWLVVASVSWEVALWTVAGPLFLTFTLVKWSGAALLEKGMKHTRPGYEDYKKRTSAFIPMPPKKSA from the coding sequence ATGGTTGAGATGCTGCTTGTGAACGTCGCCGTGCTGGTGGCGGTCGTGCTGGTGCTGTGGGCGATCTCGGTCAAGATCGACGATGTGTCCTTCATCGACAGCTTCTGGGGCGCGGGTATGGCGCTGATGGCTTTCACCAGCTGGCTGCAGGTCGAAGAACGCGGCGTGCTCGCCCACCTTCTGCTGGCGATGACCGCCGCATGGGGTCTGCGCCTCGGCATCTATCTCCTGCGCCGCTGGCGCGAAGAGGGGGAAGACAAGCGTTACGAACGCATGCTCAGGAAGGACCGCGAGAAGGGCCGTTTCGCCTTTGCCGCGCTGACCAAGATCTGGCTCGGGCAGGCCTTGCTGCTGTTCCTCGTCTCCTCGCCGGCCCAGGTCGGGATCCTGACGAGCGATCCGGCGCAGCAGGTGACCGCGCTGACGATCGCGGGCATCGCCCTGTATCTCGTCGGCATCTTCTTCGAATGGGTAGGCGACTGGCAGCTGTCCCAATTCAAGAAAGACCCCTCGAACAAGGGCGAGGTCATGGACAAGGGCCTGTGGCGCTATACCCGTCATCCCAATTATTTCGGCGATGCCTGCGCCTGGTGGGGTATCTGGCTCGTCGTCGCCAGCGTCAGCTGGGAAGTCGCCCTGTGGACCGTTGCCGGACCGCTCTTCCTGACCTTCACGCTGGTGAAGTGGTCGGGCGCAGCCTTGCTGGAAAAGGGTATGAAGCACACGCGCCCCGGATACGAGGATTACAAGAAGCGCACCTCGGCCTTCATCCCTATGCCGCCCAAGAAAAGCGCCTGA